Proteins co-encoded in one Desulfoplanes formicivorans genomic window:
- the prmC gene encoding peptide chain release factor N(5)-glutamine methyltransferase, whose product MPHVLEILRQAEALLAHHAVDSPRLSAQILLAKVLGLSRLDLMLEPLQEVSSLQRKVFDRLVTRRSRGEPVAYLVGHKEFYGLDFMVDHRVLIPRPETEELVEHLHTTLDPDAAFVFADVGTGSGALAVTLAHLFPRARGVAVDIDAGALDVARHNARKHGVLERLMMVRGDLATSLLPLSLDLVVTNPPYVSDAEYADLSREVAEFEPQKALVAGPDGMDCLRRIEAQARTVLKPQGSLWAEMGWKQGGLVSRLFGNWAECTVYKDLGGRDRFVHAIL is encoded by the coding sequence ATGCCCCACGTTCTGGAAATCCTCCGTCAGGCCGAAGCCCTGCTTGCCCACCACGCAGTCGATAGTCCGCGTCTTTCAGCCCAGATCCTTCTTGCCAAGGTTCTGGGCCTTTCACGTTTGGACCTTATGCTTGAGCCTTTGCAAGAGGTCAGTTCCCTCCAGCGCAAGGTTTTTGACCGTCTGGTGACCAGACGGTCCCGTGGAGAACCTGTTGCCTATCTCGTGGGGCACAAGGAATTCTATGGGCTTGATTTCATGGTCGATCACCGGGTGCTCATTCCCCGGCCGGAAACAGAAGAGCTGGTGGAGCATCTTCACACGACCCTTGATCCTGATGCCGCTTTTGTTTTTGCCGACGTGGGCACGGGGAGCGGGGCCCTTGCCGTGACCCTGGCGCACCTTTTTCCTCGTGCCCGGGGTGTTGCCGTGGATATTGATGCAGGAGCCCTTGACGTGGCCCGTCACAATGCCCGGAAACACGGTGTTCTTGAAAGACTCATGATGGTACGTGGTGACCTGGCAACATCTCTGCTTCCCTTGTCTCTGGATCTTGTGGTCACCAACCCCCCGTATGTCAGTGATGCGGAATATGCCGATCTCAGTCGCGAAGTTGCGGAGTTCGAGCCCCAAAAGGCCCTTGTGGCTGGCCCGGACGGCATGGATTGCCTGCGTCGTATCGAGGCCCAGGCGCGAACCGTTCTCAAGCCACAAGGGAGCTTGTGGGCGGAAATGGGATGGAAACAGGGCGGGTTGGTCAGCAGACTTTTTGGCAACTGGGCTGAGTGCACCGTGTACAAGGATCTGGGAGGCAGGGATCGGTTCGTGCACGCGATCCTCTAA
- the topA gene encoding type I DNA topoisomerase — protein sequence MGKDLIIVESPAKVKTIKKFLGKGYAVEASVGHIRDLPTKVLGVDEEHDFAPDYQIIPSKKKVVSTLRAAAKKAETVYLAPDPDREGEAIAWHIAEVIKKQNSNLKRISFNEITARAVKQALASSSELNKHLFDSQQARRILDRIVGYKISPLLWKKVKRGISAGRVQSVALRLIVDREKERQAFKPEEFWVFSVLLEGPTPPPFECQLWKVDGATPQIGSAQQAQALEQAIAQADFSVHKVVEKERKRQPRPPFITSTLQQEASNRLGFSAKRTMMVAQKLYEGVDLGDRGTTALITYMRTDSVRISDEAMETAKSWITQTLGPEYYPDKPRRFKTKGSAQDAHEAIRPVDPLLTPQEVEHFVSREQARLYSLIWERFMASQMAAARFWDTTVTVKAGDTLWRTKGERLIFPGFLKIMHKPASETTAAANIELPRLEQGMALTMRKLNKEQKFTQPPPRFSEASLVRNLEKLGIGRPSTYATIISTLKDREYVAVSQGHFVPTDLGTVVSDLLVTHFAQLMDVDFTAHMEEDLDKVAEGGRDWVALLKDFAKDFYPTLDKATKEMAAIKAGLETDIPCPKCAKPLVIKFGKNGPFLACSAYPSCNFTSNYSRDEKGTIHIETDKDAGKKMGTCPQCGGDLILKKARTGSRFIACSKYPDCRYTQSFSTGVPCPREDCNGELVEKSSRRGKVFYACNQYPKCDYAVWDWPVAETCPDCGSKILVRKTTKSRGLHLACPEKGCKYWRQLEDQAEDQE from the coding sequence ATGGGAAAAGATTTAATCATAGTCGAGTCACCTGCAAAGGTGAAGACGATCAAAAAGTTTTTGGGCAAGGGTTATGCTGTAGAAGCCTCTGTGGGACACATCCGCGACCTGCCGACCAAGGTTCTCGGAGTGGACGAGGAACACGATTTTGCGCCGGATTATCAGATTATCCCGAGCAAGAAAAAGGTGGTCAGCACATTGCGGGCCGCGGCCAAAAAGGCGGAAACCGTGTATCTCGCCCCGGACCCGGATCGCGAAGGTGAGGCCATTGCCTGGCACATTGCCGAGGTCATCAAAAAGCAGAACAGCAATCTAAAAAGAATCAGCTTCAACGAGATCACTGCCCGGGCCGTGAAACAGGCCCTGGCCTCCTCCTCCGAGCTGAACAAACACCTTTTCGACTCCCAGCAGGCCCGACGTATACTCGATCGCATCGTGGGGTACAAGATATCTCCCCTGCTCTGGAAAAAGGTCAAGCGGGGCATCTCTGCCGGCCGGGTCCAGTCCGTGGCCCTCAGGCTCATTGTAGATCGAGAAAAGGAACGCCAGGCTTTTAAGCCCGAGGAATTCTGGGTTTTTTCCGTGCTTCTCGAAGGACCCACACCACCGCCTTTTGAATGCCAGCTGTGGAAAGTCGACGGAGCCACCCCCCAAATCGGGTCGGCCCAACAGGCGCAGGCGCTTGAGCAAGCCATTGCCCAGGCTGATTTCAGCGTCCACAAGGTCGTTGAAAAGGAACGCAAGCGCCAGCCCCGCCCCCCCTTCATCACTTCCACCCTGCAGCAGGAGGCCAGCAACCGCTTGGGTTTTTCCGCCAAACGAACCATGATGGTCGCCCAGAAGCTCTACGAAGGGGTAGACCTGGGGGACCGGGGAACCACGGCCCTTATCACCTACATGCGTACCGACTCCGTGCGCATTTCCGACGAGGCCATGGAAACGGCCAAGTCATGGATCACCCAAACCCTTGGCCCGGAATATTATCCCGACAAGCCCCGAAGGTTCAAGACCAAGGGCAGCGCCCAGGACGCCCATGAGGCCATCCGGCCCGTTGATCCCCTGCTCACGCCCCAGGAGGTGGAGCATTTTGTCTCCAGGGAGCAGGCCCGGTTGTACAGCCTCATCTGGGAGCGGTTCATGGCGTCCCAGATGGCTGCCGCCCGATTCTGGGACACCACGGTCACGGTCAAGGCAGGGGACACCTTGTGGAGAACCAAGGGCGAACGGCTCATCTTTCCCGGGTTTCTCAAGATCATGCACAAGCCTGCCAGCGAAACAACAGCAGCCGCCAACATCGAACTTCCCCGCCTGGAACAGGGCATGGCCCTTACCATGCGCAAGCTGAACAAGGAGCAGAAGTTCACCCAGCCCCCGCCGCGGTTTTCCGAGGCATCGCTGGTGCGCAATCTGGAAAAGCTGGGTATTGGCCGCCCATCCACCTACGCGACCATCATTTCCACCCTCAAGGACCGGGAATACGTGGCCGTAAGCCAGGGCCATTTCGTGCCCACGGACCTGGGCACGGTGGTCAGCGACCTTCTGGTCACCCATTTTGCCCAGCTCATGGACGTGGACTTTACCGCCCACATGGAAGAGGACCTGGACAAAGTGGCTGAAGGCGGTCGGGACTGGGTGGCCCTGCTTAAGGACTTTGCCAAAGATTTCTACCCCACCCTGGACAAGGCCACCAAGGAAATGGCTGCCATCAAGGCGGGACTGGAAACCGATATTCCCTGTCCCAAATGCGCCAAACCCCTGGTCATCAAATTCGGCAAAAACGGTCCCTTTCTGGCCTGTTCCGCCTATCCTTCCTGCAATTTCACCAGCAATTATTCCCGAGACGAAAAGGGAACCATCCACATTGAAACCGACAAGGACGCCGGCAAAAAAATGGGCACATGCCCCCAGTGCGGCGGCGATCTCATCCTCAAGAAGGCCCGCACAGGAAGCAGGTTCATTGCCTGCAGCAAGTACCCCGACTGCCGGTACACCCAATCTTTTTCCACGGGTGTTCCCTGCCCCAGAGAGGATTGCAACGGCGAGCTGGTGGAAAAAAGCTCTCGCAGGGGCAAGGTCTTTTACGCCTGCAACCAGTATCCCAAGTGCGACTATGCCGTCTGGGACTGGCCCGTAGCCGAGACCTGTCCGGATTGCGGATCCAAGATCCTTGTTCGCAAGACAACCAAATCGCGGGGGCTTCATCTCGCCTGCCCGGAAAAGGGGTGCAAGTACTGGCGCCAGCTTGAAGACCAGGCTGAAGATCAGGAGTGA
- the prfA gene encoding peptide chain release factor 1, whose protein sequence is MFGKLEDIERKFREIERELSSPEVFNDKERYAKLTKRHAELSEIVAVFEEYKSIHTQLAENDEMLKDADPEIRELAAMERSELEEQIQALDAKLQVLLTPKDPLDSKNIILEIRAGTGGEEAALFAADLFRMYNRYAEIMGWKVELMDANETGTGGFKEVVASITGKQVYSRLKFESGTHRVQRVPATESQGRVHTSAVTVAVLPEAEEVEVNIRQEDLRIDVYRASGPGGQCVNTTDSAVRITHIPTGLVVTCQDQKSQIKNKAKAMTVLRARLFQKAQDEQQSEYNAQRKSQVGSGDRSERIRTYNFPQGRVTDHRINLTLYNLDHVMQGHLDDVVEPLIRHHQTQAMQQDVQP, encoded by the coding sequence ATGTTCGGAAAGCTTGAAGACATAGAACGGAAATTCAGGGAAATCGAGCGGGAACTCAGCTCGCCTGAAGTGTTCAACGACAAGGAACGGTATGCCAAGCTGACCAAGCGACATGCCGAACTTTCCGAAATCGTGGCCGTGTTCGAGGAGTACAAATCCATCCACACGCAGCTTGCTGAAAATGACGAGATGCTCAAGGATGCCGACCCCGAAATCAGAGAGCTGGCCGCCATGGAGCGCAGCGAGCTGGAAGAACAGATACAGGCACTGGACGCAAAGCTTCAGGTTTTGCTCACTCCCAAGGACCCCCTGGATTCCAAGAATATCATCCTTGAAATCCGGGCCGGTACCGGTGGCGAGGAAGCGGCCCTGTTTGCCGCGGATCTGTTCCGGATGTACAACCGGTACGCGGAAATCATGGGTTGGAAGGTGGAACTCATGGACGCCAACGAGACCGGTACAGGCGGGTTCAAGGAGGTTGTTGCCTCCATCACGGGCAAACAGGTTTACAGTCGCCTCAAGTTTGAATCAGGAACCCATCGGGTGCAGCGGGTGCCGGCCACGGAATCCCAGGGACGTGTGCATACCTCGGCCGTGACTGTTGCGGTTCTTCCCGAAGCCGAAGAAGTGGAAGTGAATATCCGTCAGGAAGATCTGCGCATTGATGTGTACCGGGCGTCGGGTCCGGGTGGTCAGTGTGTCAACACCACGGATTCGGCTGTGCGCATCACGCACATTCCCACGGGACTGGTGGTGACCTGCCAGGATCAGAAATCCCAGATCAAGAACAAGGCCAAGGCCATGACCGTGCTGCGTGCCCGGCTTTTCCAGAAAGCCCAGGACGAGCAGCAAAGCGAGTACAATGCCCAGCGCAAATCCCAAGTGGGTAGTGGCGACCGTTCCGAACGCATCCGGACCTACAATTTTCCCCAAGGCCGGGTTACGGATCATCGCATCAACCTGACCCTGTACAATCTTGACCATGTCATGCAGGGGCATCTTGATGATGTTGTCGAACCCCTGATCCGGCACCACCAAACCCAAGCCATGCAGCAGGACGTTCAGCCGTAG
- a CDS encoding GAK system CofD-like protein — protein MQAEFTQRRNLPDPTVLERYARTPDIGPKILFFSGGSALQGLCRELVTYTHNSIHLITPFDSGGSSAVLRKEFDMPAIGDIRSRLMALADRSMRGNPQIRALFSHRLPKNSSQGALEREIHKMIFGDHPMVRIIPRPMQTIIRRYIRRFYDNMDRFFDLRGANIGNLVLTGGFLANDRDLESILFVVSNLIKVRGHVTTIVDANLHLGARLADGSLVLGQHALTGKEVPPIASPIADIFFCSSLDHPDRVTCSLSDRVSDLIQTADLICFPMGSFYTSLVANLLPQGVGRAIGAATCPKVYIPSTGTDPECLGMSVADQVRTLIRYLCQDDPATITPKDVLDFVLVHSDPRVYPGGLDLALLHNLPLHILSTQLVNPDKGAAINAATLADILVSMA, from the coding sequence ATGCAGGCCGAATTCACACAACGACGCAATCTGCCCGATCCAACCGTGTTGGAACGGTATGCGCGAACCCCGGATATTGGCCCGAAAATCCTCTTTTTTTCAGGCGGATCTGCCTTGCAGGGCCTTTGCCGGGAGCTTGTCACCTACACCCACAATTCCATTCACCTCATCACCCCGTTCGACTCGGGCGGGAGCTCGGCTGTGCTGCGCAAAGAATTCGACATGCCCGCCATCGGCGACATCCGCAGCCGGCTCATGGCCCTGGCCGATCGGTCCATGCGTGGCAATCCCCAGATCAGGGCACTGTTCTCCCACCGACTGCCCAAAAACAGCTCCCAGGGAGCACTTGAGCGCGAAATCCATAAGATGATCTTCGGAGATCATCCCATGGTCCGGATCATACCGCGCCCCATGCAAACCATTATCCGGCGCTATATCCGCCGCTTTTACGACAATATGGATCGTTTTTTCGATCTGCGGGGCGCCAATATCGGCAATCTTGTGCTTACGGGCGGGTTTCTTGCCAATGACCGGGATCTCGAGTCCATTTTGTTCGTGGTTTCCAACCTCATCAAGGTGCGGGGCCATGTCACGACCATTGTTGACGCCAACCTGCATCTTGGTGCCCGCCTTGCCGATGGCTCACTCGTCCTGGGACAGCATGCCCTCACCGGTAAGGAAGTCCCCCCCATTGCCAGCCCCATTGCCGATATTTTTTTCTGTTCAAGCCTGGATCATCCCGACAGGGTGACCTGCTCCCTTTCAGACCGGGTGAGCGATTTGATCCAAACGGCCGATTTGATCTGTTTTCCCATGGGCAGCTTCTATACCAGCCTGGTGGCCAATCTTCTTCCCCAGGGCGTGGGCAGGGCCATTGGTGCAGCCACCTGCCCCAAGGTATATATCCCCAGCACCGGGACAGATCCTGAATGCCTGGGCATGAGTGTGGCCGATCAGGTTCGCACCCTGATCCGTTATTTGTGTCAGGACGATCCCGCCACCATCACCCCCAAGGATGTGTTGGACTTTGTGCTTGTCCATTCGGATCCCCGGGTCTATCCTGGCGGGCTTGACCTAGCCTTGCTGCACAACCTGCCCCTGCACATTCTGTCCACCCAGCTGGTGAACCCGGACAAGGGGGCAGCCATCAATGCCGCCACGCTGGCCGACATCCTGGTATCCATGGCATGA